A genomic segment from Prochlorothrix hollandica PCC 9006 = CALU 1027 encodes:
- a CDS encoding DUF1499 domain-containing protein has protein sequence MSASVSPAPLAVLPFLNGVFRGTVPDLGLNNGQLQPCPVSPNCVVSQGSGAEDGEHTIAPLTYGSDRDTARQVLLQVLTVVPGAVVVDEQDDYIRAEFTSKLMGFVDDGEFYFPADEPVIQVRSASRLGESDLGVNRRRLEQIRLALADLGL, from the coding sequence CTGTCTGCCTCGGTGTCCCCCGCGCCCCTGGCCGTCTTGCCCTTCCTCAATGGGGTTTTCAGGGGCACAGTCCCCGATTTGGGTCTCAACAACGGCCAGTTGCAACCCTGTCCGGTGTCCCCCAATTGCGTCGTCAGCCAGGGCAGCGGTGCGGAAGATGGGGAACATACCATTGCCCCCCTAACCTATGGCAGCGATCGAGACACCGCCCGCCAGGTCTTGTTACAGGTGCTGACGGTGGTGCCCGGTGCGGTGGTGGTGGATGAGCAAGACGACTATATTCGGGCTGAATTCACCAGTAAGCTCATGGGGTTTGTGGATGATGGCGAGTTTTATTTCCCCGCCGATGAACCGGTGATTCAAGTGCGATCGGCCTCCCGCCTGGGGGAATCGGATCTGGGGGTCAATCGGCGACGGCTGGAGCAAATTCGCTTAGCCTTGGCTGATTTGGGCCTTTAG
- a CDS encoding phosphorylase family protein: MSTPPDPPPVDLILVPQGAEYQAVERGLRPIPPPQRPRLVALAVGYEAVIQRLGDPALQTVLESCRHGLVMGLAGSLSPQLGVGEVVVYQEIRVLRSAASVSRLAVTLAAHEPDLDAPDYAPFGCDHGYSASLLQRLPQARSVIALSSDRLVHQGHEKLSLGQQSGAAVVDMEAIALHQLLHHRGDRPPLTLGTVRVISDDCATTLPNLSPAFKADGSLDGWVLAGTLVQNPIAAFNLIRGSLRALATLEKVTTQLLT; this comes from the coding sequence ATGTCTACCCCCCCCGATCCACCCCCCGTTGATCTGATTTTGGTGCCCCAAGGGGCCGAGTACCAAGCTGTTGAGCGGGGATTGCGGCCCATTCCGCCCCCCCAGCGTCCCCGCCTCGTTGCCCTGGCGGTGGGCTATGAAGCTGTGATCCAGCGCCTAGGGGATCCCGCCCTGCAAACGGTTTTAGAGTCCTGTCGCCATGGCTTGGTGATGGGGTTGGCGGGGAGTCTCTCCCCCCAGTTGGGGGTGGGGGAGGTGGTGGTCTATCAAGAAATTCGGGTGCTGCGATCGGCGGCCAGCGTCAGCCGCCTAGCCGTAACCCTCGCAGCCCATGAACCGGATTTAGACGCTCCAGATTATGCCCCCTTTGGCTGTGATCATGGCTATTCGGCTTCCCTGTTGCAGCGGTTGCCCCAGGCCCGATCGGTCATTGCCCTCAGCAGCGATCGCCTGGTTCACCAGGGTCACGAAAAACTCAGCCTCGGTCAACAGTCGGGGGCGGCGGTGGTGGATATGGAAGCCATTGCCCTCCATCAGTTGCTCCACCACCGGGGCGATCGCCCGCCGTTGACCCTGGGCACGGTGCGGGTCATCAGTGACGATTGCGCCACGACTCTGCCGAACCTTAGCCCCGCCTTTAAGGCTGATGGTTCCCTGGATGGCTGGGTGTTGGCGGGAACGCTGGTGCAGAATCCGATCGCTGCGTTTAACCTGATCCGAGGCTCCCTGCGAGCTTTGGCTACCCTAGAAAAGGTCACTACCCAGTTGTTAACCTAA
- a CDS encoding transposase family protein, whose translation MFLSLNQIIKIPGWEVWNTNIESDRITFLLRYLNEIEVCHFCGSKQISVHKIRKVSVRDLEFLDKKTFLELERHQYYCNECRKYFTESSSDIDFQRGMTERYKNRIFEKIKNSTITHVAQEEGLTYDQVKGILESKFNGSNNLNCNINKISIDEFSHRKGQGNFATVICDLETANPHRS comes from the coding sequence ATGTTCCTTTCTTTAAATCAAATCATTAAGATTCCTGGCTGGGAAGTATGGAATACCAACATAGAGAGTGACCGTATTACCTTTTTGCTAAGGTATTTGAACGAGATAGAGGTTTGTCATTTTTGTGGCTCGAAACAGATTTCCGTCCATAAAATCCGCAAAGTATCAGTAAGAGACTTAGAGTTTTTAGACAAGAAAACCTTTTTAGAATTAGAGAGACACCAATACTACTGCAATGAGTGTCGTAAATATTTTACTGAATCGTCCAGCGACATCGACTTTCAACGCGGAATGACAGAAAGATACAAAAATAGAATCTTTGAGAAAATTAAAAATTCAACGATTACCCATGTTGCTCAAGAAGAAGGTTTAACTTACGATCAAGTAAAAGGTATTTTAGAATCAAAATTTAATGGAAGCAACAATCTGAATTGCAATATCAATAAAATAAGTATAGATGAGTTCAGTCACCGTAAAGGTCAGGGAAACTTTGCGACAGTGATTTGTGATTTAGAAACAGCAAATCCTCATCGAAGTG
- a CDS encoding DUF4870 domain-containing protein: MQSTYDPDKRKLLSLVCHGSVFASTLVVGVSIPIIILMVSDDLIVKNNAKEAINFQITAWIWTIIVGILTFISFGLLGFVLIPIAFIAHWALAIWAIVFVLGHANQAVRYPFILHIL; this comes from the coding sequence ATGCAAAGCACCTACGATCCCGATAAGCGTAAACTGTTGTCCCTGGTCTGCCACGGCTCTGTGTTTGCCAGCACCTTAGTGGTGGGGGTCAGTATTCCCATCATCATCCTGATGGTGTCCGATGATCTGATTGTCAAGAACAATGCCAAGGAAGCGATTAATTTCCAAATTACAGCCTGGATTTGGACCATTATTGTTGGAATTCTCACGTTTATCAGCTTTGGCTTGTTGGGGTTTGTTCTGATCCCGATCGCCTTTATCGCCCACTGGGCCTTAGCCATTTGGGCCATTGTCTTTGTCCTCGGCCATGCCAACCAAGCGGTGCGCTATCCCTTTATCCTCCACATTTTGTAA
- a CDS encoding WGR domain-containing protein — protein MSADITYLELSDDRSTAHKFYEVTVEGNDLRIRYGRIGDRGQTQAKTYPSPEKAQAEAAKKIREKLKKGYEPAVPGVRQRRSITRRSTTSTASTVRQRSPLLWQFKSKSAAFGIFVDQDSCWMGNQGGQVFKLDHQGQVLNQYQLPEGVKCLVGDDRWIYAGCDDGNVYDLTGKLPRLAYTIDESVDILWLDIWDGLMGVSDASGGLTKINPEGEVDWTRLSSGTTGWMVRVDAQGFYHGHGAGVTLYDRDEGRQLWHQPTAGAVLFGWQEADRVYAGASNGSMPVRPTASSTPSPRRMDRNKTGPPVMLRCFPAPRTLAAPGCLRGMAPPPSTVLMSRDNGSGNWPRAAVPPCPCSSGPMGPGTIASTLSPVMGRWRRWM, from the coding sequence ATGAGCGCTGACATTACCTATTTAGAATTATCCGACGATCGCAGCACGGCCCATAAATTCTATGAAGTTACCGTGGAGGGCAACGATCTGCGGATCCGCTATGGTCGCATCGGCGATCGGGGCCAAACCCAGGCCAAAACCTACCCCAGCCCGGAGAAAGCCCAGGCGGAAGCCGCTAAGAAAATTCGGGAAAAGCTCAAAAAAGGCTATGAGCCAGCGGTGCCAGGGGTGCGGCAGCGACGATCGATCACCCGCCGTTCCACCACCAGTACCGCGTCCACGGTGCGGCAGCGATCGCCCCTGCTGTGGCAATTCAAATCCAAGAGTGCAGCCTTTGGGATTTTTGTGGATCAGGACTCCTGCTGGATGGGCAACCAAGGGGGGCAGGTCTTCAAGCTGGATCACCAGGGGCAGGTGCTGAACCAGTACCAACTGCCGGAGGGGGTGAAGTGTTTGGTGGGGGACGATCGCTGGATTTATGCCGGGTGTGATGATGGCAATGTCTATGACCTGACGGGCAAGCTGCCCCGCCTTGCCTACACCATTGATGAGTCGGTGGATATCCTTTGGCTGGATATTTGGGATGGACTGATGGGGGTGTCTGATGCCAGCGGCGGCCTGACCAAAATCAACCCGGAGGGGGAAGTGGACTGGACTCGCCTCAGCAGTGGCACCACGGGCTGGATGGTGCGGGTGGATGCCCAGGGGTTTTACCATGGCCATGGCGCTGGCGTGACCCTGTACGATCGCGACGAGGGTCGGCAACTGTGGCACCAACCCACCGCTGGGGCCGTGTTATTTGGCTGGCAAGAGGCCGATCGGGTCTATGCCGGTGCGTCCAACGGGTCTATGCCGGTGCGTCCAACCGCCAGTTCTACACCCTCACCAAGGCGGATGGATCGGAACAAAACCGGGCCTCCTGTGATGCTGCGGTGTTTTCCTGCGCCACGGACCCTGGCGGCACCCGGCTGTTTGCGGGGGATGGCTCCTCCTCCCTCTACTGTTTTGATGTCCAGGGACAACGGCTCTGGAAACTGGCCACGGGCTGCGGTTCCGCCTTGTCCATGCAGTTCTGGACCGATGGGTCCGGGGACGATCGCCTCTACATTGTCACCAGTGATGGGACGGTGGCGGCGGTGGATGTGA
- a CDS encoding FAD-dependent oxidoreductase codes for MAPLSSPLRRSTVIIVGSGITGLMTAYTAAQAGYQVTVLSKSPEPRRSPAATSFEAATWDGFVNRFITLAEGHPYLTLPPEATVTHGDVAADFQQDLTEGGFLALPRSQWSPETRKFLAQRQSIDPYSRRTLWLLNEYLDENRASLVLWYDLLTQVLRHHPQIYPHLSLHSQGIDRLYDCPAAFRQARQMQEHQGILKAVYPAQTLASNPALSLYQRPGLEGGVLTQYGVSFDVHGLGQQWLLPELERLGVQLRLGQDHRVVSLDRNDQGQIQGLTTAEGHTYSAHHYLLHPGAYGDPQLLAQTPAQGQLAAVQGLWLRVQQGEERWPWGHLSRPCKIHGAKAPIVYQGQTYPGQVTDLNAMVQRRSQGWDLVIGSGYIFRGLYPFPEGAAVQRAEALALEALVQVVNRVYGLTLVAERLRQGTDPQGDLPSLGCMRSWSPDDRELRTLVPTAAGGVLLIQGGGNTGSTTKAPFLSQVAVAFLQTFDGATPPPDTWADTYENLRYAHRKSTEAVNPIHWQALEDGLQEAVDQAQAPDPSCLHGV; via the coding sequence ATGGCTCCCCTTTCCTCCCCCTTACGCCGTTCTACTGTCATTATTGTGGGCAGTGGTATCACGGGTTTGATGACAGCCTACACCGCAGCCCAGGCTGGGTATCAGGTGACCGTCCTCAGCAAAAGCCCAGAACCCCGGCGATCGCCCGCCGCCACCTCCTTTGAAGCAGCCACCTGGGACGGCTTTGTCAATCGGTTTATTACCTTGGCGGAGGGCCATCCCTATTTAACCTTGCCCCCCGAAGCCACCGTGACCCATGGGGATGTGGCCGCAGACTTTCAACAGGATCTGACGGAGGGGGGATTCTTGGCCTTGCCCCGATCCCAGTGGTCACCGGAGACCCGGAAATTTTTGGCCCAGCGCCAGTCCATCGATCCCTACTCCCGGCGGACCCTGTGGCTGTTAAACGAATATCTGGATGAGAACCGCGCCAGTTTAGTGCTGTGGTATGACCTGCTGACCCAGGTGCTGCGCCACCACCCCCAGATCTATCCCCATCTCTCCCTCCACAGCCAGGGCATCGATCGCCTCTATGACTGCCCCGCCGCCTTCCGCCAAGCCCGCCAAATGCAAGAACACCAGGGCATTCTCAAGGCCGTTTATCCCGCCCAGACCCTGGCCTCGAACCCTGCCCTCAGCCTGTACCAGCGGCCAGGGCTGGAGGGGGGCGTGTTGACCCAGTATGGCGTTAGCTTTGATGTCCATGGCCTGGGGCAGCAGTGGCTATTGCCAGAGTTGGAGCGGTTGGGGGTGCAATTGCGCCTGGGGCAGGATCATCGGGTGGTCAGCCTCGATCGCAATGACCAAGGCCAGATCCAGGGGCTGACCACAGCAGAGGGCCACACCTACAGCGCCCACCATTACCTGCTCCACCCCGGAGCCTATGGGGATCCCCAGCTTTTGGCCCAAACCCCGGCCCAGGGACAACTGGCGGCAGTGCAGGGGCTGTGGCTGCGGGTGCAGCAGGGGGAAGAACGCTGGCCCTGGGGTCACCTGTCCCGCCCCTGTAAAATCCATGGTGCCAAAGCCCCCATTGTCTACCAGGGCCAAACCTATCCCGGCCAAGTCACGGATCTCAATGCCATGGTGCAGCGACGATCGCAGGGCTGGGATTTAGTCATTGGCAGTGGTTACATTTTTCGGGGTCTGTATCCGTTCCCAGAGGGGGCGGCGGTGCAGCGGGCTGAAGCCTTGGCCCTGGAAGCCTTGGTGCAGGTGGTCAACCGGGTCTATGGTCTCACCTTGGTGGCGGAACGGCTGCGCCAGGGCACCGATCCCCAGGGGGATTTGCCGAGTCTGGGGTGTATGCGATCGTGGTCCCCGGACGATCGGGAGTTGCGAACCCTGGTGCCCACAGCGGCGGGAGGGGTGCTGTTGATTCAGGGGGGCGGTAACACCGGATCGACCACGAAGGCTCCCTTTCTGAGCCAAGTAGCGGTGGCGTTTCTGCAAACCTTCGATGGCGCAACCCCCCCCCCAGACACCTGGGCCGACACCTACGAGAATCTCCGTTACGCCCATCGCAAGTCCACCGAGGCGGTCAACCCAATCCACTGGCAAGCCCTGGAAGATGGGCTACAGGAGGCTGTTGACCAGGCCCAAGCCCCAGACCCCTCCTGCCTGCACGGGGTCTAG
- a CDS encoding adenosine kinase: MTQYHVYGLGNALVDIELSLTPEILAAVGIDKGVMTLLDEEQQQGILDRLQGHSFKKASGGSAANTLIALGQLGGQGFYACKVANDEDGLFYLYDLVNCGVATQLRADALEPGITGKCLVMVTPDADRTMGTFLGISGSFGAGDLSADAIAAADYTYIEGYLVSSPTGKAAAIAARQMAKAAGKQVSLTLSDFNMVKFFQDGLLEMIGDGVDLLFANETEALAMAGTEDLTAAIDHLKTLSRTFAITRGSDGSLVFDGDNLLEVAGYPVQAVDTVGAGDSYAGGFLYGLTQGWSYGKAGELASRLSSQLVTQYGPRLTTSQVQTILQAVAG; the protein is encoded by the coding sequence ATGACCCAGTACCACGTATACGGCTTAGGCAACGCCCTGGTAGACATTGAGCTATCCTTGACCCCTGAAATTTTGGCGGCGGTGGGCATTGATAAAGGCGTGATGACCCTTCTGGATGAAGAACAACAGCAGGGCATCCTCGATCGCCTCCAAGGCCACAGCTTCAAAAAGGCCAGTGGCGGCTCCGCTGCCAACACCCTCATTGCCCTGGGCCAATTGGGGGGTCAGGGGTTCTATGCCTGCAAGGTGGCCAACGATGAGGATGGTTTGTTTTACCTCTATGATTTGGTCAACTGTGGCGTGGCCACCCAACTGCGGGCCGATGCCCTGGAGCCTGGAATTACGGGGAAATGCCTGGTGATGGTGACCCCCGATGCCGATCGCACCATGGGCACCTTTCTGGGCATCAGTGGCAGTTTTGGGGCAGGGGATCTGTCGGCGGATGCCATTGCAGCGGCTGATTACACCTACATTGAGGGCTATTTGGTCAGTTCTCCCACGGGCAAGGCGGCGGCGATCGCGGCCCGCCAGATGGCCAAAGCTGCCGGTAAACAGGTGTCCCTGACCCTGTCGGACTTCAACATGGTCAAATTTTTTCAGGATGGCCTGCTGGAGATGATCGGGGACGGGGTGGATCTGCTGTTTGCCAATGAAACCGAAGCCCTGGCCATGGCGGGGACGGAGGACCTGACGGCGGCGATCGACCACCTCAAGACCCTCAGCCGCACCTTTGCCATTACCCGTGGGTCCGATGGTTCCCTGGTCTTTGATGGGGACAATCTGCTGGAGGTGGCGGGATACCCGGTGCAGGCGGTGGACACCGTGGGGGCGGGGGATAGCTACGCCGGCGGCTTCCTCTATGGTCTCACCCAGGGCTGGAGCTATGGCAAGGCGGGGGAACTGGCTTCCCGGCTGTCCTCCCAATTGGTGACCCAATACGGCCCGCGCCTGACCACCTCCCAAGTTCAGACCATTTTGCAGGCAGTGGCTGGGTAG
- the urtD gene encoding urea ABC transporter ATP-binding protein UrtD, whose amino-acid sequence MPKILEINNLTVSFDGFKALNRLNFSMEPGELRVIIGPNGAGKTTFLDVITGKVKPTLGEVRFKGKDLRQYSEHEIAQLGIGRKFQTPRVYLNLTPRENLELSCNRKKGVLMTLFRKTPPSERQTVNQLLHTIGLVGKADVEAGLLSHGEKQWLEIGMLVAQAPDLLLVDEPVAGLTDEETERTGELLIALAQNYSVVVIEHDMEFVRQIAKKVTVLHEGSVLCEGSMDQIQSDPRVIEVYLGQAPTISEAQLAVLRIAAAMAWADRNFAPVQQEVILSRLSRQFAPSLEQQKELRQELRNYLSRNLPLEELTRSITTSAQRHETLALSYEIISSNLINEQEAAVYQNLIRLLELTPEEVRQIEASVKAKLSSQIHTLEGDQVVLLQIAASMAWADGQVEPAEVEAILQYLCGVFASDAAQEQQLRAELPDLLLRHIPPAALVPELTTLEAREMALRLSYQVMQADNEVTVNEMRVYQELVSLLDLAPDRIQAIEAEVKAQLR is encoded by the coding sequence ATGCCCAAAATCCTTGAGATCAATAACTTAACCGTTAGCTTTGACGGCTTTAAAGCCCTCAACCGCCTTAATTTCTCCATGGAGCCTGGAGAATTACGGGTCATTATTGGACCCAATGGTGCCGGTAAAACCACCTTTTTGGACGTGATCACCGGCAAAGTTAAACCCACCCTGGGGGAAGTGCGGTTTAAGGGCAAAGACCTGCGGCAATATTCCGAACATGAAATTGCCCAGTTGGGTATTGGCCGTAAATTCCAAACGCCTCGGGTTTACCTCAACCTCACACCCCGCGAAAACCTGGAACTGTCCTGTAACCGCAAAAAAGGGGTGCTGATGACCCTGTTCCGCAAAACCCCCCCTTCGGAGCGGCAAACCGTCAACCAACTGCTCCACACCATCGGTCTAGTGGGCAAGGCTGATGTGGAAGCGGGGCTGCTGTCCCACGGGGAGAAGCAATGGCTCGAAATTGGCATGTTAGTGGCCCAGGCACCGGATTTATTGCTGGTGGATGAACCCGTGGCTGGTTTAACCGATGAGGAGACGGAACGCACGGGGGAACTGCTCATCGCCCTGGCCCAAAACTATTCCGTGGTGGTGATCGAGCATGATATGGAATTTGTGCGCCAAATCGCCAAAAAAGTGACGGTACTCCATGAGGGGTCGGTGCTGTGTGAAGGGTCCATGGACCAAATCCAAAGCGATCCCCGCGTCATTGAGGTTTACCTGGGACAAGCCCCCACCATCAGCGAGGCTCAGCTAGCGGTGTTGCGCATTGCAGCGGCCATGGCCTGGGCCGATCGCAACTTTGCCCCCGTCCAGCAGGAGGTGATCCTGTCCCGCCTCAGCCGCCAGTTTGCCCCCAGTTTGGAACAACAGAAGGAACTGCGCCAGGAACTGCGCAATTACCTATCCCGCAATTTGCCCCTGGAAGAACTGACCCGCAGCATCACCACCTCAGCCCAGCGCCACGAAACCCTGGCCCTCAGCTATGAAATCATTAGCTCGAACCTGATTAACGAACAGGAAGCGGCGGTGTACCAGAACTTGATCCGCCTGTTGGAGTTGACCCCAGAGGAGGTGCGCCAAATCGAAGCCTCGGTGAAGGCTAAGCTCTCCAGCCAAATCCACACCTTAGAGGGGGATCAGGTGGTTCTGTTGCAAATTGCAGCTTCCATGGCCTGGGCCGATGGCCAAGTGGAACCGGCGGAAGTGGAGGCCATTTTGCAATATCTCTGTGGGGTGTTTGCCAGTGATGCGGCCCAGGAGCAACAACTGCGGGCAGAACTCCCTGATTTACTGCTGCGCCACATTCCCCCTGCGGCCCTGGTGCCCGAACTAACGACGCTGGAGGCACGGGAAATGGCGCTGCGCCTCAGTTATCAGGTGATGCAGGCGGATAATGAGGTGACGGTTAATGAAATGCGGGTTTATCAGGAGTTGGTGTCGTTGTTGGATTTAGCCCCCGATCGCATTCAGGCGATCGAAGCCGAAGTCAAAGCTCAGCTTCGGTAA
- a CDS encoding RibD family protein, with product MVLISRPHTTLILALSVDGKIADRHRAPARFGSATDKAHLEQAIAAVDGVILGAGTLRAYHSSLAITQGDLLRQRSRQGQPPQPIHIVCSPSGHLDPQWRFFQQPLPRWLLTRPDVAPLWQTGPHFDRCLWLPDTPPDSWDWSQILAHLAQAMDPPLARLGILGGSVLATALVEQGCIDELKLTLCPLLLGGMAAPSLLGGLGFAAALAPRLHLLSTQVVADEIFLHYRLQPQGNLLSPNLC from the coding sequence ATGGTCTTAATTTCCCGCCCCCACACCACCTTGATTCTCGCCCTCAGTGTTGATGGCAAAATTGCCGATCGCCACCGTGCCCCCGCCCGCTTTGGATCCGCCACGGATAAAGCCCACCTGGAACAAGCGATCGCCGCCGTGGATGGGGTGATCCTGGGGGCGGGCACCCTGCGGGCCTACCACAGCAGCTTAGCCATTACCCAGGGGGATCTGTTGCGCCAGCGATCGCGCCAGGGCCAGCCCCCCCAACCGATCCACATTGTTTGCTCCCCCTCCGGTCATCTCGATCCCCAGTGGCGCTTTTTCCAGCAACCCCTACCCCGCTGGCTCCTGACCCGCCCCGATGTTGCCCCCCTCTGGCAAACGGGACCCCACTTCGATCGCTGCCTATGGTTGCCGGACACCCCCCCCGACTCCTGGGACTGGAGCCAGATCCTAGCCCACCTGGCCCAGGCCATGGATCCCCCCCTGGCCCGCCTGGGCATTCTGGGTGGCTCGGTGCTAGCCACGGCCTTGGTGGAACAGGGCTGTATTGATGAACTGAAACTGACCCTTTGTCCCCTCCTGTTGGGGGGGATGGCGGCTCCCTCCCTGCTGGGGGGATTGGGCTTTGCGGCGGCCCTGGCTCCCCGGCTGCACCTCCTCTCAACCCAGGTCGTCGCTGATGAAATTTTTCTCCATTACCGCCTCCAGCCCCAGGGTAATTTGCTCAGTCCGAACCTTTGCTAG
- a CDS encoding SWIM zinc finger family protein has product MSISPITNPQGAAIAPASLQSDRQWWATQWIDLMNSYRFKKRLERGWIYARKGHVKSILFRDRKVIAKVQGTDPKPYHVSLWLTPLSDEDWQYVVNTLYQRAIFSAKLLAGEMPHNIEEVFSANGLRLFPFNLNDVHSRCNCPDKANPCKHVSAVYYLLGDRFGEDPFVLFQLRGRTREQILTALRQQRQQALGTADSSAALVVPEFHLDPQRYWAYGASLDPSLVVITSPTSGEGLLDVLGPIPLALDGEAGDYSDQQQAHLQGFLRQVYQTVSQQAMIQAMTQGQGKD; this is encoded by the coding sequence ATGTCTATATCTCCCATCACTAATCCCCAGGGGGCGGCTATAGCCCCAGCTTCTTTACAATCCGATCGCCAATGGTGGGCGACCCAGTGGATTGACTTAATGAATTCCTATCGGTTTAAAAAACGCCTAGAACGGGGCTGGATCTATGCCCGTAAAGGCCATGTTAAAAGTATTCTTTTTCGCGATCGTAAAGTGATTGCCAAAGTCCAAGGGACGGATCCCAAGCCCTATCATGTATCGCTATGGTTAACCCCCTTAAGCGATGAAGATTGGCAGTATGTCGTCAATACCCTCTATCAACGGGCCATCTTTTCGGCCAAACTGTTGGCGGGGGAAATGCCCCACAACATTGAAGAAGTTTTTTCCGCCAATGGCTTGCGCCTGTTTCCCTTTAATTTAAACGATGTTCATTCCCGCTGTAATTGTCCCGACAAAGCCAACCCCTGTAAGCATGTGAGCGCGGTGTATTATCTGCTGGGCGATCGCTTTGGGGAAGATCCCTTTGTGTTGTTCCAATTGCGGGGGCGTACCCGTGAGCAAATTCTGACAGCCCTGCGGCAACAACGCCAGCAAGCCTTGGGGACTGCCGATAGTTCAGCGGCGCTGGTGGTCCCTGAGTTTCACCTCGATCCCCAGCGTTACTGGGCCTATGGTGCCTCCCTCGATCCGTCCTTGGTGGTCATTACGTCTCCTACCAGTGGGGAAGGGTTATTGGATGTCTTGGGTCCCATTCCCCTGGCCTTGGATGGGGAGGCGGGGGACTACAGCGATCAGCAACAGGCCCACCTCCAGGGCTTTCTGCGGCAGGTTTATCAAACCGTGAGCCAGCAGGCCATGATCCAAGCCATGACCCAGGGCCAGGGGAAGGACTAG